In the genome of Enterococcus hirae ATCC 9790, one region contains:
- a CDS encoding NlpC/P60 family protein has protein sequence MKKSLLSAVMLSSIALTAVGSPIAAAADDFDSQIQQQDKKIADLQNQQASAQSQIEALEGQVSAINTKAQDLLTKQDTLRKESAQLKQEIKDLQERIEKREATIQKQARETQVKNTSSNYIDAVLNADSLADAVGRIQAMSTIVKANQDLVQQQKEDKQAVEAKKAENEAKQKELADNQAALESQKGDLLAKQADLNVLKTSLAAEQATAEDKKADLNRKKAEAEAEQARIREQARLAEQARQQAAQEKAEKEAREQAAAQAAQTQALSSASTTTESSSAAQSSSEESKAPESSTTEESTSTESSTTTENSSTGSSSTESSSTEESTVPESSTQESTPANTESSSSSSNTNVNNNTNNSTNNSTNNSTTNNNNNNNTVTPAPTPTPTPAPAPAPNPSGSVNGAAIVAEAYKYIGTPYVWGGKDPSGFDCSGFTRYVYLQVTGRDIGGWTVPQESAGTKISVSQAKAGDLLFWGSAGGTYHVAISLGGGQYIHAPQPGENVKVGSVQWYTPDFAVSM, from the coding sequence GTGAAAAAGAGTTTATTATCAGCGGTAATGCTAAGTTCAATCGCTTTAACTGCCGTAGGATCACCGATCGCTGCCGCGGCGGACGATTTTGATTCTCAGATACAACAACAAGACAAAAAAATTGCAGACTTACAAAACCAACAAGCAAGTGCACAATCACAAATTGAAGCATTAGAAGGTCAAGTTTCTGCTATTAACACAAAAGCGCAAGATTTATTAACTAAACAAGATACATTGCGTAAAGAATCTGCTCAATTAAAACAAGAAATCAAAGATTTACAAGAACGTATTGAAAAACGTGAAGCAACAATCCAAAAACAAGCACGTGAAACACAAGTAAAAAATACTAGTTCAAACTATATTGACGCTGTGTTAAATGCAGATTCATTAGCAGATGCTGTTGGTCGTATCCAAGCAATGTCTACAATCGTTAAAGCAAACCAAGACTTAGTACAACAACAAAAAGAAGACAAACAAGCAGTAGAAGCGAAAAAAGCTGAAAATGAAGCAAAACAAAAAGAACTTGCTGACAACCAAGCTGCTTTAGAGTCACAAAAAGGCGATTTATTAGCAAAACAAGCTGACTTAAATGTCTTGAAAACTTCATTGGCTGCTGAACAAGCAACAGCAGAAGATAAGAAAGCTGACTTGAACCGTAAGAAAGCTGAAGCTGAAGCAGAGCAAGCACGTATCCGTGAACAAGCTCGCTTAGCAGAACAAGCTCGTCAACAAGCAGCTCAAGAAAAAGCTGAAAAAGAAGCACGTGAACAAGCTGCTGCACAAGCTGCACAAACACAAGCTTTATCATCAGCATCAACTACAACAGAAAGCTCATCAGCTGCACAATCTTCAAGTGAAGAATCAAAAGCTCCTGAGTCTTCAACAACAGAAGAATCAACATCTACTGAATCTTCTACAACAACAGAAAATTCATCAACTGGCTCTTCTTCTACTGAATCATCTTCAACAGAAGAATCAACAGTTCCTGAATCTTCTACACAAGAGTCAACACCTGCGAATACAGAAAGCAGTTCAAGCAGCTCTAATACAAATGTAAATAATAATACAAACAATAGCACTAATAATAGCACTAATAACAGTACAACAAATAACAACAATAACAACAATACTGTAACACCAGCTCCAACACCTACACCAACGCCTGCTCCAGCACCAGCACCAAATCCTTCTGGTAGTGTGAACGGCGCTGCGATTGTAGCAGAAGCTTACAAATATATTGGTACTCCATATGTATGGGGTGGTAAAGATCCAAGTGGCTTTGACTGTTCTGGATTTACACGCTATGTATATTTACAAGTAACTGGCCGTGACATCGGTGGTTGGACAGTACCTCAAGAATCAGCTGGAACAAAAATTTCAGTTTCTCAAGCAAAAGCTGGAGACTTATTATTCTGGGGTTCTGCTGGCGGAACTTATCACGTAGCTATTTCATTAGGTGGCGGACAATATATCCATGCACCACAACCAGGTGAAAATGTTAAAGTTGGTTCAGTTCAATGGTATACACCTGATTTTGCAGTAAGTATGTAA
- a CDS encoding M3 family oligoendopeptidase, which yields MTYSLNWDLDSIFSGGSDSPALNERLEQLEKQINTYYQSVNQWDHSVSTNDELTTLIKQQETITEGFSQCNSYITALLSANVKDTQAKLLSGKLYALLPRWQSADTILSKKFAEISDNNWQTLLQTDAFSLIAFRMNEIRRDGHRLLSEAEENIINTLSLDGLNAWSSHYDTIVGTIVIPFEENGKVTDLSAGQAFNKMMGDPDPLVREKLFIAWEKAWQEKTSLLSDTLNHLDGFRLSTYKLHGMNDYLQKPLEYNRLKKETLDVMWATIQKNKQPLVDYLTRKANLFGKEKMEWQDQDAPIILGDLKEKTFTFDEAASFIIENFQKFSPKMATFAQSAFEKSWIEAEDRPGKRPGGYCTELPETQESRIFMTYSNSVNEVATLAHELGHAFHSSVMWDLPALNRDYAMNVAETASTFAELIVADATLKAAKTKEEKINLLDTKLQNALAMFMNIHSRFIFENRFYSARQEGLVSEEEITQMMVEAQKEGYHDALATYHPHFWAAKLHFFIDDVPFYNFPYTFGYLFSLGIYAYANKKGTSFEQEYIELLRDTASMTTEELAQKHLGVDLTKPDFWQAGIDMVLEDINSFMTLSEEYVH from the coding sequence ATGACATATTCACTAAATTGGGATCTTGATTCAATTTTTTCAGGTGGAAGTGATTCCCCAGCCTTAAATGAACGCTTAGAACAATTAGAAAAACAAATCAATACCTATTATCAATCCGTTAATCAATGGGATCATTCAGTCAGTACAAATGATGAACTTACGACACTGATCAAACAACAAGAAACAATTACAGAAGGTTTTTCTCAATGTAATAGTTATATTACGGCTTTGTTATCTGCGAATGTCAAAGATACCCAAGCAAAGCTTTTATCAGGAAAATTATATGCACTATTACCACGTTGGCAATCAGCCGATACGATTTTATCGAAAAAATTTGCAGAAATATCTGACAATAATTGGCAAACATTGCTCCAAACAGATGCATTTTCTTTGATTGCTTTTCGTATGAATGAGATTCGCAGAGACGGTCATCGTTTATTGTCCGAAGCAGAAGAAAACATCATCAATACACTCTCATTAGACGGGCTGAATGCGTGGAGCAGTCATTACGACACAATTGTGGGAACAATCGTGATTCCATTTGAAGAAAATGGCAAGGTAACTGACTTGTCAGCAGGTCAAGCCTTCAATAAAATGATGGGTGATCCAGATCCACTCGTACGTGAAAAGTTATTTATCGCCTGGGAAAAAGCTTGGCAAGAAAAAACGTCTTTACTATCGGACACATTAAATCACTTAGATGGTTTCCGTTTATCAACCTATAAACTACATGGTATGAACGACTATTTACAAAAACCATTAGAATACAATCGTTTAAAAAAAGAAACACTTGATGTGATGTGGGCAACTATCCAAAAAAATAAACAACCGTTAGTTGATTACTTAACAAGAAAAGCCAATCTTTTCGGTAAAGAAAAAATGGAGTGGCAAGATCAAGATGCACCAATTATTTTAGGAGATCTAAAGGAAAAGACGTTTACCTTTGACGAAGCTGCCTCTTTCATCATTGAGAATTTTCAAAAATTCAGTCCCAAAATGGCAACCTTTGCACAATCTGCATTTGAAAAAAGTTGGATTGAAGCAGAGGATCGTCCGGGAAAACGACCTGGCGGGTATTGTACTGAGCTGCCAGAAACCCAAGAATCCAGAATTTTTATGACCTATAGTAACTCAGTCAATGAAGTAGCTACGCTAGCCCACGAATTAGGTCATGCCTTTCATAGCAGTGTCATGTGGGATCTGCCAGCATTGAACCGTGATTATGCAATGAATGTTGCAGAAACTGCTAGCACGTTTGCTGAATTGATTGTCGCTGATGCTACCTTAAAAGCAGCCAAAACGAAAGAAGAAAAAATCAATTTATTAGATACTAAATTACAAAATGCTTTGGCCATGTTTATGAATATCCATTCTCGTTTCATTTTCGAAAATCGTTTCTATTCTGCGCGACAAGAAGGACTTGTTTCAGAAGAAGAAATCACTCAAATGATGGTTGAAGCTCAAAAAGAAGGTTATCATGATGCCTTAGCTACTTACCACCCACACTTCTGGGCAGCTAAATTGCATTTCTTTATTGATGATGTTCCTTTTTATAACTTCCCTTACACGTTTGGCTATTTATTTAGTTTAGGTATTTATGCTTATGCAAACAAAAAAGGAACAAGTTTTGAGCAAGAATACATTGAGTTATTAAGAGATACAGCTTCAATGACAACCGAAGAACTTGCTCAAAAACATTTAGGTGTTGACTTAACGAAACCAGATTTCTGGCAAGCTGGCATCGATATGGTTTTAGAGGATATCAATAGTTTCATGACACTTTCTGAAGAATATGTACATTAA
- a CDS encoding VanZ family protein, whose protein sequence is MNSIKKQMKNGNFYLVIAVLIMALLFYSSSQTYGQQSQVSRIEEWFPNHPFKQVFDNIRFTYGDGVVSVDHLGYGKFVEFFLRKGAHFGSYFILGGSLFLGVFPKMKIWWLTSVLAWLSATGYAGLDEFHQMLTGNRTPSFQDVMLDSMGALTAIVLCLIVGFVRKKF, encoded by the coding sequence ATGAATTCAATAAAAAAACAAATGAAAAATGGCAACTTTTATTTAGTTATTGCAGTACTCATCATGGCTCTCTTATTTTACAGTTCATCGCAAACTTACGGACAACAATCCCAAGTCTCCAGGATCGAAGAGTGGTTTCCCAATCATCCGTTTAAACAAGTATTTGATAATATTCGTTTTACTTATGGCGATGGGGTAGTGAGTGTGGATCATTTAGGTTATGGTAAATTCGTTGAATTTTTCTTACGAAAAGGTGCTCATTTTGGGTCTTATTTTATTTTAGGTGGTAGTTTGTTTTTAGGGGTCTTTCCTAAAATGAAAATCTGGTGGTTAACAAGTGTCTTAGCTTGGTTATCGGCGACCGGTTATGCTGGGTTAGATGAATTTCATCAGATGCTTACAGGGAATCGAACACCGTCTTTCCAAGATGTCATGCTCGATTCAATGGGGGCGTTGACAGCGATTGTCTTATGCTTGATCGTTGGTTTTGTGAGAAAAAAATTTTAG
- a CDS encoding L,D-transpeptidase family protein, with the protein MTRSSHHKKSKSLHIGLLTTLGVFLALIGFYAYRSTYYTNHFLPNTEINSINVSNLTVQQANDKLKDTFSNKKLTIEENGKVWEEIAKSELGYKDDFSADLSRLLNQQNAWSWGMNYVSASEKQEIDPQDTDHQKLDETLASTTNKLTELNKDRTQTQDATIEKSGDSFKIKPEITGDTIDVTAAINALKTSVKDGKNKIDLTKFQTKPKVTATDKNLTKQVDEMNAIANTKGTYSINGNTFQIPRSEIANWLTYTDGKVDLDTTQVKNYVTGLGEKYNTSTNDTKFKSTKRGEVTVPVGTYSWSIKTDAETEALKSAILAGKDFTRSPIVQGATTADHPLIEDTYIEVDLKNQHMWYYKDGKVALETDIVSGKPTTPTPAGVFYVWNKEENATLKGTNDDGTPYASPVNYWMPVDWTGVGIHDSDWQPEYGGDLWKTRGSHGCVNTPPSVMKELFGMVEKGTPVIIF; encoded by the coding sequence ATGACAAGATCTTCTCATCATAAAAAATCGAAATCGCTACACATTGGTCTATTAACTACGCTAGGCGTATTCCTCGCATTAATCGGCTTTTACGCTTACCGCAGTACATATTACACCAATCATTTTTTACCTAACACGGAAATTAATTCCATCAATGTAAGTAACCTGACCGTGCAACAGGCAAATGACAAATTAAAAGACACCTTTTCCAATAAAAAGCTGACGATTGAAGAAAATGGGAAAGTTTGGGAAGAGATCGCAAAATCTGAGCTTGGTTATAAAGATGACTTTTCAGCAGATTTATCTCGATTGTTAAACCAACAAAATGCTTGGTCATGGGGCATGAACTATGTTTCCGCTAGTGAAAAACAAGAAATTGATCCACAAGATACTGATCATCAAAAACTAGATGAAACGCTGGCTTCCACGACGAATAAGCTAACCGAATTAAATAAAGATCGGACACAGACACAAGATGCGACGATTGAAAAATCTGGTGACTCTTTCAAAATAAAACCAGAAATAACTGGCGATACGATTGATGTGACAGCAGCTATCAACGCGCTGAAAACCAGTGTTAAGGATGGCAAAAACAAAATTGATTTGACTAAATTTCAAACAAAACCAAAAGTGACAGCGACCGATAAAAATTTAACAAAACAAGTCGATGAAATGAATGCCATTGCTAATACCAAAGGAACCTATAGTATCAACGGTAATACTTTCCAGATACCTCGTTCTGAAATTGCTAACTGGCTAACTTACACAGATGGTAAAGTTGATTTAGATACAACACAAGTTAAAAACTATGTAACAGGTTTAGGAGAAAAATATAACACGAGTACGAATGACACGAAATTTAAAAGTACAAAACGTGGTGAAGTAACGGTTCCTGTTGGTACCTATAGTTGGTCAATCAAAACTGATGCAGAAACAGAAGCTTTGAAGTCAGCCATTCTGGCAGGTAAAGACTTTACCCGATCACCAATTGTTCAAGGTGCCACAACAGCTGATCATCCTTTAATAGAAGATACCTATATCGAAGTTGATTTAAAAAACCAACATATGTGGTATTACAAAGATGGTAAAGTTGCGCTAGAAACTGACATCGTGTCTGGAAAACCTACGACCCCTACTCCAGCTGGTGTTTTCTATGTTTGGAACAAAGAGGAAAATGCCACATTAAAAGGAACGAATGATGATGGAACCCCTTATGCAAGTCCTGTAAACTACTGGATGCCAGTTGACTGGACCGGTGTTGGTATCCATGATTCCGACTGGCAACCTGAATATGGTGGCGATCTTTGGAAAACTCGTGGATCTCATGGATGTGTCAATACGCCGCCAAGTGTCATGAAAGAATTGTTTGGCATGGTAGAAAAAGGTACACCAGTAATCATTTTCTGA